CCAGTCCAATCTAAAATTATTAGTTGGATTAGAAACATTCGCACGTCCTTTGTTTGATAAATCACACAAAAACTTTTTGCCTAATGGAAGATTTTAAAATTGGTGATATTGTCAGACTCAAAAGTAGTGGTACTCCAATGACCATAGAAGACTTGGATGTAAGCGATAATACGGCGTTGTGCGTTTGGCACGATAAGAAAAAAATACTCCAGAGTGCAAGGTTTGATGTTCGTACATTAGTTTCAATAGACGA
This genomic stretch from Bernardetia sp. harbors:
- a CDS encoding YodC family protein; translated protein: MEDFKIGDIVRLKSSGTPMTIEDLDVSDNTALCVWHDKKKILQSARFDVRTLVSIDEISKFGYSDDDDIPIPLI